One Rhodothermales bacterium genomic window carries:
- a CDS encoding 5-formyltetrahydrofolate cyclo-ligase, with protein MHAEHPAKSDLRSRFDAYRRSLTPAEHAERSAAIATRIAALPAFQAARCIHAYWPLERRREIDLRPLLLAAYGLGKQILLPVVIPQTHTGMTHRLFEGADRLRAGSWGVHEPAGDRTVPDAAIDLIIVPALGADRFGYRLGYGKGYYDAFLAGLAAPTVCPVFEACLVDALPREPHDVPVSYLATESRMIRVSHPDATTDSAAP; from the coding sequence ATGCACGCCGAACATCCCGCGAAGTCCGACCTGCGCAGCCGCTTCGACGCCTACCGGCGCAGCCTCACGCCGGCCGAACACGCCGAGCGGTCCGCCGCGATCGCGACGCGGATCGCCGCGCTGCCCGCATTCCAGGCGGCGCGCTGCATCCACGCCTACTGGCCGCTGGAGCGGCGACGCGAAATCGACCTGCGTCCCCTGCTCCTGGCCGCATACGGGCTGGGAAAACAAATTCTGCTGCCGGTGGTCATACCCCAGACGCATACCGGCATGACGCACCGCCTGTTCGAAGGCGCAGACCGCCTTCGCGCCGGATCCTGGGGCGTGCATGAACCCGCCGGCGATCGAACCGTTCCGGACGCCGCGATCGACCTGATCATCGTCCCGGCCCTGGGCGCGGATCGCTTCGGTTACCGCCTGGGATACGGAAAGGGGTATTACGACGCCTTCCTGGCGGGGCTGGCCGCTCCGACGGTTTGCCCGGTATTCGAGGCCTGTCTCGTGGACGCCCTGCCGAGGGAGCCGCATGACGTGCCTGTTTCGTATCTTGCGACGGAATCGCGCATGATCCGCGTCAGCCATCCCGACGCAACAACCGATTCGGCCGCTCCGTAA
- the rplS gene encoding 50S ribosomal protein L19, which translates to MAKDLMGIVEATQFRDDVVAFVPGDTVNVHVRVVEGDKERIQQYQGVVIGIQNSGSNRTFTVRKISNGVGVERIFPIYSPKVAKVEVVRRGSVRRAKLYYLRNLRGKAARIKEKMYDRAN; encoded by the coding sequence ATGGCTAAGGATCTGATGGGGATCGTAGAAGCGACCCAATTTCGCGATGATGTTGTCGCTTTTGTGCCCGGAGACACGGTCAATGTGCACGTGCGCGTCGTCGAAGGCGATAAGGAGCGCATCCAGCAATATCAGGGTGTCGTGATCGGCATCCAGAATAGCGGCTCCAACCGCACGTTCACCGTTCGGAAGATTTCCAACGGCGTCGGCGTGGAGCGCATCTTCCCGATCTATTCGCCCAAGGTGGCGAAAGTGGAAGTGGTGCGTCGCGGCAGCGTTCGTCGCGCCAAGCTCTACTACCTCCGCAACCTCCGCGGGAAGGCGGCGCGCATCAAGGAAAAGATGTACGATCGCGCCAACTGA
- a CDS encoding pitrilysin family protein has translation MPNGEPAPAPAGYRFVETSGGVSHFVLEANGLHVLVLPNDAAPVATFMITYLVGSRNEGIGLTGATHFLEHLMFKGTQRFNKASGLTLDRALQRVGAQLNATTWNDRTNYYELLPREHLPLAIDIEADRMRGALLDPKEMESERTVILNEYDRGDNEPFRKLYQTVWSVAYMAHPYHHPTIGWRSDIEQVTPAGLRGFYDTFYWPNNAVVSVIGDVETTDALNRVADHFGDIAASPHAIPTLRVQEPEQRGERRVVVKKAGELGTLMLAYKAPEALHPDATALDVLSVVLGSGKRSRLFRKLTDRGMTTRASASMSHFRDPGLFSLYAFLAPDKTHADVEAAVRETIREVQHDGVDADEIARARSVLHASEAFGRDGPYAVASQLNEAIAAGDWKLYTTYMDEVNRVTAADVQRVAQTYLLDDTCTVGYYIPEA, from the coding sequence ATGCCTAACGGAGAACCCGCTCCCGCGCCGGCCGGCTACCGCTTTGTCGAAACGTCCGGCGGCGTATCCCACTTCGTGCTGGAGGCCAACGGGCTCCACGTACTGGTCCTGCCGAACGACGCCGCGCCCGTTGCCACCTTCATGATCACCTATCTGGTGGGCAGCCGGAATGAAGGGATCGGGCTGACGGGAGCGACGCACTTCCTGGAGCACCTCATGTTCAAGGGGACGCAGCGCTTCAACAAGGCCAGCGGCCTCACCCTCGACCGCGCGCTCCAGCGTGTCGGCGCGCAGCTCAACGCGACGACCTGGAACGACCGCACGAATTATTACGAGCTGCTGCCGCGCGAGCACCTGCCGCTGGCGATCGACATCGAGGCGGACCGGATGCGGGGCGCGTTGCTCGATCCCAAAGAGATGGAGAGCGAGCGGACGGTCATCCTGAACGAATACGACCGCGGCGACAACGAGCCGTTTCGCAAGCTGTACCAGACCGTCTGGAGCGTGGCCTACATGGCGCATCCGTACCACCACCCGACGATCGGATGGCGCTCGGATATCGAACAGGTCACGCCGGCCGGATTGCGCGGCTTCTATGACACCTTCTACTGGCCGAACAACGCCGTCGTCTCCGTCATCGGCGACGTGGAAACGACGGATGCCCTGAACCGCGTGGCCGATCACTTCGGGGACATCGCGGCCTCGCCGCACGCGATCCCCACGTTGCGGGTCCAGGAGCCCGAACAGCGGGGCGAACGGCGGGTGGTGGTGAAGAAGGCCGGCGAACTCGGCACGCTCATGCTCGCCTACAAGGCCCCGGAAGCCCTCCACCCGGACGCCACGGCGCTCGACGTGCTGTCGGTCGTGCTGGGCAGCGGCAAGCGGAGCCGGCTTTTTCGGAAACTGACCGACCGGGGCATGACCACCCGCGCGTCGGCGTCCATGAGCCATTTTAGGGACCCGGGCCTTTTTTCGCTCTATGCCTTCCTGGCTCCGGACAAGACGCATGCGGACGTCGAAGCCGCCGTGCGCGAGACGATCCGGGAAGTCCAGCACGATGGGGTCGATGCGGACGAAATCGCCCGCGCGCGCAGCGTCCTGCATGCTTCCGAGGCCTTCGGGCGGGACGGCCCGTATGCGGTGGCGTCGCAGCTCAACGAAGCGATCGCCGCCGGCGACTGGAAGCTGTATACGACCTATATGGACGAGGTGAACCGCGTCACGGCGGCCGACGTCCAGCGCGTCGCGCAGACCTACCTGCTCGACGACACGTGCACGGTGGGGTATTACATCCCCGAAGCCTGA
- a CDS encoding PspC domain-containing protein, with translation MSTKRLHRSMEDKMIAGVCSGIADYFDMDPTLIRVAYVLLSFLMVGFPGLILYIILAVIVPEEG, from the coding sequence ATGAGCACGAAACGCCTCCATCGTTCGATGGAAGACAAGATGATCGCCGGGGTTTGCTCCGGCATCGCGGACTATTTCGACATGGACCCGACGCTCATCCGCGTCGCCTACGTCCTCCTCAGCTTCTTGATGGTGGGCTTCCCCGGCCTCATCCTCTATATCATCCTGGCCGTGATCGTCCCGGAAGAAGGCTGA
- the ffh gene encoding signal recognition particle protein produces MFENLSDKLETALKSLSGQGRMNELNIAESMREIRRALLDADVNYQVARDFTDKVKDQVLGSKVLNAVSPGQQLVKIVYDELMDLLGTVQVDVKMSPKPPTIILVAGLQGSGKTTFCGKLAAYYKAKGFAPMLAAADVYRPAAVDQLKTLAATVGVPVHAVVENGEVVRDAVRVAREAVSEARKNANNILIIDTAGRLHVDEEMMREVEQIKQAVQPTEILFVVDSMTGQDAVNTALEFNKRLDFDGVVLTKLDGDTRGGAALSIRSVVQKPIKFASMGEKLDALTPFHPDRMAQRILGMGDVVSFVERAQEQFDQKEAEKLQRQIRSEDFNLEDFYEQLQRIKSMGSLKDLLGMIPGVGKQIRDLDVDDDAFKHIEAIINSMTLMERRKPDILNGSRRRRIADGCGMEVKDINQLIKQFNEMKKMMKTMSKLMGKGRNVDLQGLLGGR; encoded by the coding sequence ATGTTCGAAAATCTAAGCGACAAGCTGGAAACGGCGCTCAAGTCCCTCTCGGGGCAGGGGCGAATGAACGAGCTCAACATCGCCGAGTCGATGCGTGAGATTCGGCGCGCGTTGCTGGATGCGGATGTCAACTACCAGGTCGCGCGGGACTTCACGGACAAAGTAAAGGACCAGGTTCTCGGGAGCAAGGTGCTGAACGCGGTCTCCCCGGGGCAGCAGCTCGTCAAGATCGTGTACGACGAGTTGATGGATCTGCTCGGCACGGTGCAGGTCGACGTGAAGATGTCCCCGAAGCCGCCGACGATCATTCTCGTCGCCGGCCTCCAGGGTTCGGGCAAGACGACATTTTGCGGCAAACTGGCCGCCTATTACAAGGCGAAGGGTTTTGCGCCGATGCTGGCCGCGGCGGACGTATACCGCCCCGCGGCGGTCGACCAGCTGAAGACCCTCGCGGCGACGGTCGGCGTGCCGGTGCATGCGGTCGTGGAAAACGGTGAGGTCGTCCGCGACGCCGTCCGCGTGGCCCGCGAGGCCGTTTCGGAGGCGCGCAAAAACGCCAACAACATCCTCATCATCGACACGGCGGGCCGTTTGCACGTCGACGAAGAGATGATGCGCGAGGTCGAGCAGATCAAGCAGGCCGTACAGCCGACCGAGATCCTGTTCGTCGTCGACAGCATGACGGGGCAGGATGCGGTCAACACGGCGCTCGAGTTCAACAAGCGGCTCGACTTCGACGGGGTGGTGCTCACGAAGCTGGACGGGGACACTCGCGGCGGCGCCGCGCTCTCGATCCGCTCCGTCGTGCAGAAGCCGATCAAGTTCGCGTCGATGGGCGAAAAGCTCGATGCGTTGACGCCGTTTCATCCGGACCGGATGGCGCAGCGCATCCTGGGCATGGGCGACGTCGTTTCGTTCGTCGAGCGCGCCCAGGAGCAGTTCGACCAGAAAGAGGCCGAGAAGCTCCAGCGGCAGATCCGCTCGGAAGATTTTAATCTCGAAGATTTTTACGAACAGCTCCAGCGCATCAAGAGCATGGGTTCGCTGAAAGACCTCCTGGGCATGATCCCCGGGGTCGGCAAGCAGATCCGCGATCTGGATGTGGATGACGATGCGTTCAAGCACATCGAGGCGATCATCAATTCGATGACGCTGATGGAGCGGCGCAAACCGGATATCCTCAACGGGAGCCGGCGCCGGCGCATCGCCGACGGCTGCGGCATGGAGGTCAAGGACATCAATCAGCTCATCAAGCAGTTCAATGAGATGAAGAAGATGATGAAGACCATGTCGAAGCTGATGGGCAAGGGTAGAAACGTCGACCTCCAGGGACTCCTGGGCGGGCGATAA
- the rpsP gene encoding 30S ribosomal protein S16, with translation MAVKLRLRRMGRKKHPIYAVVASDTRSPRDGKYIEDLGRYYAVDEPVRVELQEDRVLYWLEQGAQPTDTVRSLFSRQGLMLAAHMRRKGKSEEEIQTAVQAFLAERGSKQSVKRTVADQRREALEAERKEASKKEAEYAKARAEAEAKAEAEAEAARRQAAEERLKQKEQAAAEAKAAQDAANAEASATEAPAAEAPAAEAPVAEAPAAEAPAAEAVAEEPAADEAPAAEGEAEETKED, from the coding sequence GTGGCAGTAAAACTCCGTCTACGCCGAATGGGGCGTAAAAAACACCCAATTTACGCTGTGGTGGCATCTGATACCCGCAGCCCCCGCGATGGCAAGTACATCGAGGATCTCGGACGCTATTACGCCGTCGACGAGCCGGTCCGTGTAGAGCTCCAGGAAGATCGCGTGCTGTACTGGCTCGAGCAGGGCGCGCAGCCGACCGATACGGTTCGGAGCCTCTTCAGCCGCCAGGGCCTGATGCTGGCCGCGCACATGCGCCGCAAGGGCAAGTCGGAAGAAGAAATCCAGACCGCGGTGCAGGCGTTCCTCGCCGAGCGGGGCAGCAAACAGTCGGTCAAGCGCACCGTCGCCGATCAGCGCCGCGAAGCGCTCGAAGCTGAGCGCAAGGAAGCCTCCAAGAAGGAAGCCGAATACGCCAAGGCGCGCGCCGAAGCCGAAGCCAAGGCGGAAGCCGAAGCCGAAGCGGCTCGCCGGCAGGCTGCCGAAGAGCGTCTGAAGCAGAAAGAGCAGGCTGCGGCCGAAGCGAAAGCGGCGCAGGATGCCGCGAACGCCGAGGCGTCCGCTACCGAAGCCCCTGCTGCTGAAGCGCCGGCTGCTGAAGCGCCCGTCGCGGAAGCACCGGCCGCCGAAGCGCCCGCTGCCGAAGCCGTGGCCGAGGAACCGGCTGCCGATGAAGCGCCGGCCGCCGAAGGCGAAGCCGAAGAAACCAAGGAAGACTGA
- the trmD gene encoding tRNA (guanosine(37)-N1)-methyltransferase TrmD — protein sequence MRIDIVTALPDIVRGPLEHSIIHRAREAGLVTIHVHDIRDYTTDKHRQVDDYPFGGGAGMVLKPEPIFACIEQLMADAVERGVPVDDVIYLTPDGEVFTQPIANQLSLNRHLILLAGHYKGVDQRVRDALVTREVSVGDYVLSGGELPALVLVDALVRLVPGVLGDASSALTDSHQDGLLAPPVYTRPASYRGRDVPGVLLSGDHRAIDAWRDEQSLLRTRERRPDMLDAADLDQST from the coding sequence GTGCGCATAGATATCGTCACCGCGCTGCCGGACATCGTCCGTGGACCGCTGGAACACAGCATCATCCATCGCGCCCGGGAAGCCGGGCTCGTGACGATCCACGTGCACGACATCCGGGATTACACAACCGACAAGCACCGCCAGGTGGACGACTATCCGTTTGGCGGCGGCGCCGGCATGGTGCTCAAGCCGGAGCCGATCTTTGCCTGCATCGAACAGCTGATGGCCGACGCCGTGGAGCGCGGCGTACCGGTCGACGACGTGATCTACCTGACCCCGGACGGGGAGGTGTTCACGCAGCCGATCGCAAACCAGCTTTCGCTCAACAGGCATCTGATTCTGCTGGCCGGGCACTACAAGGGCGTCGATCAGCGGGTCCGCGATGCGCTGGTTACCCGTGAGGTTTCCGTGGGCGACTACGTGCTCAGCGGGGGCGAACTGCCCGCCCTCGTGCTCGTCGACGCGCTCGTTCGCCTCGTGCCCGGTGTGCTCGGCGACGCGTCGTCGGCGCTCACCGACTCGCATCAGGACGGACTGCTTGCGCCGCCGGTCTACACGCGCCCTGCCTCGTATCGCGGGCGCGACGTGCCCGGCGTGCTGCTCTCCGGAGACCACCGGGCCATCGACGCCTGGCGCGACGAACAGAGTCTGCTTCGCACGCGCGAGCGCCGGCCCGACATGCTGGATGCGGCGGACCTGGATCAATCGACATGA
- a CDS encoding PspC domain-containing protein, whose translation MKTRTRKPIEDQLSFESEDGELNLEHLSDEELESLLFEEEDKKKEGIWNLPTIAGLSLILVGIAYILQELGWQGIGVPNLGALVEMLPWLAGILIILLGFGVLSWRPKKKKSKVKVRVAKRTIEKEAPAPEPTTGGKRKLWKSRDKKLAGVAGGIAEYFNLDPTLVRIAFVIGTIVSEGAFLIAYFVLAAVMPKPESRPREKQITIIRDQVK comes from the coding sequence ATGAAGACACGTACACGAAAACCGATCGAAGACCAGCTGAGTTTTGAATCCGAAGACGGCGAACTCAACCTCGAACATCTGAGCGATGAAGAGCTTGAGAGTCTGCTGTTCGAGGAGGAAGACAAAAAGAAGGAAGGGATCTGGAATCTCCCGACCATCGCCGGCCTCTCGCTCATTCTCGTGGGCATCGCCTACATCCTGCAAGAGCTCGGGTGGCAGGGAATCGGCGTTCCGAATCTGGGCGCGCTCGTCGAGATGTTGCCCTGGCTGGCCGGCATCCTCATCATTCTGCTCGGTTTCGGCGTGCTTTCGTGGCGGCCGAAGAAAAAGAAGAGCAAGGTGAAGGTCCGCGTCGCCAAGCGCACCATCGAGAAGGAAGCGCCCGCCCCGGAACCGACGACAGGCGGGAAACGCAAACTCTGGAAATCGCGCGACAAGAAGCTCGCCGGGGTAGCCGGCGGCATCGCCGAGTACTTCAACCTCGACCCCACGCTCGTCCGCATCGCCTTCGTGATCGGCACCATCGTGTCGGAAGGCGCTTTCCTCATCGCGTATTTCGTTCTGGCCGCCGTGATGCCCAAGCCGGAATCCCGTCCCAGGGAGAAACAGATCACGATCATTCGCGACCAGGTGAAATAA
- a CDS encoding pitrilysin family protein — MTFQEQIGEHAVGAGRLYTLKTRIEDVVSWRGIVVANPQFERGDDLVMHLMVNLLDKGTKRRDRFEIADVLENRGAQLGYEATGIRLGFWGRALRRDVPTVLGVMAEQLREPLFDQEEFEKARQRMLAAVRRNMENTGSQAAGALLRQLYPPDHPNYSIAEEDELEQLQRVTLDDVVAFYDRHIGANELNIVMVGDVDEYEAREAVDAGLAEWPAREAPPRYAVSALESLGGRRVVRPMIDRKNLDVRMGHAVRMRRDDPAYPALFLANQILGGTFSSRLMDIIRDDMGLTYGIYSGLAGISTRYEGHWRVSVTLSQENLERGIEATIAEVRRFVEEGPTARELEEHITTLTGSFKVKLATTSGLAATILTGVRNGFGTRHLDDWPARIEALTEADVRTAIRRHFHPDRFDVAIAGTLP, encoded by the coding sequence ATGACATTCCAGGAACAGATCGGTGAGCACGCGGTCGGCGCCGGCCGGCTATACACGTTGAAAACACGCATCGAGGACGTCGTGTCCTGGCGCGGTATCGTCGTGGCGAACCCGCAGTTCGAGCGGGGGGATGATCTGGTGATGCACCTGATGGTGAATCTGCTGGACAAGGGGACGAAGCGCCGGGACCGCTTCGAGATCGCCGACGTCCTCGAAAACCGCGGCGCCCAGCTGGGGTACGAGGCCACCGGCATCCGCCTGGGGTTCTGGGGGAGGGCGCTCCGGCGCGACGTGCCGACCGTGCTGGGGGTCATGGCGGAGCAGCTCCGCGAGCCGCTATTCGATCAGGAGGAGTTTGAGAAGGCGCGGCAGCGCATGCTCGCCGCCGTGCGTCGCAATATGGAGAACACGGGCTCGCAGGCCGCCGGCGCCCTGCTGCGTCAGCTCTACCCGCCCGATCATCCCAATTACTCCATCGCGGAAGAAGATGAGCTGGAGCAGCTCCAGCGCGTCACGCTGGACGATGTGGTCGCCTTCTACGACCGGCACATCGGAGCCAACGAGCTGAACATCGTGATGGTGGGGGATGTGGATGAGTACGAGGCGCGCGAGGCGGTCGACGCCGGCCTCGCGGAATGGCCGGCTCGCGAGGCGCCGCCGCGGTATGCCGTGAGCGCGCTGGAATCCCTCGGCGGCCGGCGCGTCGTGCGCCCGATGATCGACCGCAAGAACCTCGACGTCCGGATGGGACATGCCGTGCGCATGCGGCGCGACGACCCCGCCTATCCGGCCCTGTTTCTCGCCAACCAGATCCTCGGCGGGACGTTTTCGTCGCGCCTCATGGATATCATCCGGGACGACATGGGGCTCACCTATGGCATCTACTCCGGTCTGGCCGGCATCTCCACGCGTTACGAGGGGCACTGGCGGGTATCCGTCACGCTGAGCCAGGAAAACCTGGAGCGCGGCATCGAGGCCACGATCGCCGAGGTGCGGCGGTTTGTGGAGGAGGGGCCGACGGCGCGCGAGCTGGAGGAACACATCACCACCCTCACCGGATCGTTCAAGGTGAAGCTCGCCACGACGAGCGGACTGGCCGCGACGATTCTTACCGGCGTCCGCAACGGATTCGGAACCCGTCACCTCGACGACTGGCCGGCGCGCATCGAAGCGCTCACCGAGGCCGATGTCCGCACGGCGATACGCCGGCATTTCCACCCGGACCGGTTCGATGTAGCGATCGCCGGCACCCTGCCCTGA
- the rimM gene encoding ribosome maturation factor RimM (Essential for efficient processing of 16S rRNA) produces MPSADAQSLRRIGRILRAHGVLGELKVLPALPDDEVYTDLERVWLGDTPEEAAEQAVESVRFQHNAKGRLVLLGLTAITDRDAAESQRGRSVFAAASDLPAPEGETYDVDLLVGLEVHAEGQRIGRVAEVLDMPAHPTLVIEREGRPDALVPAVPAFIETIDPAAGLLVIRPIDGLLDD; encoded by the coding sequence ATGCCTTCCGCCGACGCGCAATCGCTTCGCCGTATCGGGCGAATCCTGCGCGCGCACGGCGTGCTGGGCGAGCTCAAGGTGCTGCCGGCCCTGCCCGACGACGAGGTCTATACCGATCTCGAACGGGTCTGGCTGGGAGACACCCCCGAAGAGGCCGCCGAACAGGCGGTCGAATCGGTGCGGTTTCAGCATAACGCGAAAGGACGCCTGGTCCTGCTGGGGCTGACCGCTATCACGGATCGCGATGCGGCCGAGAGCCAGCGGGGCCGATCGGTCTTCGCGGCGGCGTCGGATCTGCCCGCCCCGGAGGGCGAGACCTACGATGTCGACCTGCTGGTCGGCCTCGAGGTGCACGCCGAGGGGCAGCGGATCGGCCGGGTGGCCGAAGTGCTGGATATGCCCGCTCACCCCACGCTGGTGATCGAGCGGGAAGGCCGGCCGGACGCGCTCGTGCCTGCCGTGCCTGCGTTCATTGAAACGATTGATCCTGCCGCCGGGCTGCTGGTCATCCGACCCATCGATGGGTTGCTCGATGACTGA